TGGACAGTATAATCAATTCTATCAATCGTGTCCTTAGGACAAGACATATGTAGATGCGTTCCTTTGTATGGTGGTTTTAATCTGTCTGCTAAAAGTACAACAACGCCATTAGATAAACAAAACCCAGAATTTCCCATTTGTGCTACTGGCTGTCCTTGTAAAACTGTGTCGCCTTTCTTAACTGGAAAGAATGGTAAGCAATGCCAATAAGAATACTTAACTTCGGGATTAGCAATAGACCTTAATAGAACACCATATCCTCTTTCCATTTCCCAACCATTATCCCAGTTTTCAGCAGTAGCTATATTTTCCACAATACAATTTTCCATTGCTACTAATATCGTTCCATAACTTTTCTTATCCCAGCGTGCTAAATCAAAAGCCTTGTGCTGTTCTGACCAGCCCTGCGTTATATTACTTAATTGAAATTCTTTATAAGGTTTGCAAAGATTTTTCATAATATTGAAAAGAGGGGCTGGGGTCGTAATAAGACCTTTATTCTCTCATTTGGCTTATTAGCCAATGGCTTCTACGAAAGCCAGCCCCTATGTGAATTGAAGATAAATTACCTCCCTTCTTGAAATGACAGCTGTGGCGGTCTTATTGTTGAAACGCATACAACTATTTTGACATAGTTGCCAACTGCAATTTCAGCGATAAATAACCGCAACAACTTTTCCAACGAAAT
This DNA window, taken from Bacteroidales bacterium, encodes the following:
- a CDS encoding M23 family metallopeptidase, which produces MKNLCKPYKEFQLSNITQGWSEQHKAFDLARWDKKSYGTILVAMENCIVENIATAENWDNGWEMERGYGVLLRSIANPEVKYSYWHCLPFFPVKKGDTVLQGQPVAQMGNSGFCLSNGVVVLLADRLKPPYKGTHLHMSCPKDTIDRIDYTVHIKIDLMTTIYLILGNMMSFINK